From Callospermophilus lateralis isolate mCalLat2 chromosome 5, mCalLat2.hap1, whole genome shotgun sequence, a single genomic window includes:
- the Exoc3 gene encoding exocyst complex component 3, whose translation MRSWPRAGERGAWDMTSGWVPLDAYSLTMKETDREAVATAVQRVAGMLQRPDQLDKVEQYRRREARKKASVEARLKAAIQSQLDGVRTGLSQLHNALTDVKDIQQSLADVSKDWRQSINTVESLKDVKDAVAQHSQLAAAVENLKNIFSVPEIVRETQDLIEQGALLQAHRKLMDLECSRDGLMCEQYRMDSGNTRDMTLIHGYFSSTQGLSDELAKQLWMVLQRSLVTVRRDPTLLVSVVRIIEREEKIDRRILDRKKQTGFVPPGRPKNWKEKMFSILDRTVTTRIEGTQADTRESDKMWLVRHLEIIRKYVLDDLLVAKNLMVQCFPPHYEIFKNLLRMYHQALSTRMQELASEDLEASEIVSLLTWVLNTYTSVEMMGNMELAPEVDVHSLEPLLSPNVVSELLDTYMSTLTSNIIAWLRKALETDRKDWSKETEPEADQDGYYQTTLPAIVFQMFEQNLQVAAQISEDLKTKVLVLCLQQMNSFLSRYKDEAQLYKEEHLKNRQHPHCYVQYMIAIINNCQTFKESIVSLKRKYLKGEAEEGVCLSQPSMDGILDTIAKEGCGSLLEEVFLDLEQHLNELMTKKWLLGSNAVDIICVTVEDYFNDFAKIKKPYKKRMTAEAHRRVVVEYLRAVMQKRISFRSAEERKEGAEKMVREAEQLRFLFRKLASGFGEDVDGHCDTIVAVAEVIKLTDPSLLYLEVSTLVSKYPDIRDDHIGALLAVRGDASRDMKQTIIETLEQGPAQANPSYVPIFREITVPSLNVAKLLK comes from the exons ATGAGAAGTTGGCCCCGAGCCGGGGAGAGAGGTGCCTGGGACATGACGTCTGGCTGG GTTCCTTTGGATGCCTACTCGTTGACCATGAAAGAGACAGACAGGGAGGCTGTAGCAACAGCGGTCCAGAGGGTGGCTGGGATGCTCCAGCGCCCAGACCAGCTGGACAAAGTTGAGCAGTATCGCAGGAGGGAGGCTCGGAAGAAGGCCTCTGTGGAGGCCAGACTGAAG GCTGCGATCCAGTCACAGTTGGACGGGGTGCGCACAGGCCTGAGCCAGCTCCACAATGCACTAACTGATGTCAAAGACATCCAGCAGTCGCTGGCCGATGTCAGCAAGGACTGGAGGCAGAGCATCAACACAGTCGAGAGTCTCAAGGATGTGAAGGATGCTGTAGCGCAGCACAGCCAGCTGGCTGCAGCTGTGGAGAACCTCAAGAATATCTTCTCAG TGCCTGAGATCGTGAGGGAGACCCAGGACCTTATTGAGCAGGGGGCGCTGCTACAGGCCCACCGAAAACTGATGGACCTGGAGTGTTCCCGAGACGGGCTCATGTGCGAGCAGTACCGCATGGACAGTGGAAACACACGAGACATGACCCTCATCCATGGCTACTTCAGCAGCACACAGGGTCTCTCTGATGAGCTGGCCAAGCAGCTGTGGATGGTGCTGCAGAGGTCACTGGTTACTGTCCGCCGGGACCCCACCTTACTGGTCTCTGTGGTCAGGATCatcgaaagggaagaaaaaattgACAGACGTATACTTGACCGAAAAAAGCAAACTGGCTTTGTTCCTCCTGGGAggcccaaaaattggaaagagaaGATGTTCTCCATCTTGGACAGGACTGTGACAACTAGAATCGAGGGCACACAGGCAGACACCAGGGAGTCGGACAAGATGTGGCTCGTGCGCCACCTGGAGATCATAAGGAAGTATGTCCTGGATGACCTTTTGGTCGCCAAGAACCTGATGGTGCAGTGCTTCCCTCCCCACTATGAGATCTTTAAAAACCTCCTGAGAATGTACCACCAGGCCCTGAGCACAAGGATGCAGGAGCTGGCGTCAGAGGACCTCGAGGCCAGCGAGATTGTGAGCCTCCTGACGTGGGTCTTGAACACCTACACCAG TGTGGAGATGATGGGGAACATGGAGCTGGCCCCAGAAGTGGATGTGCACTCCCTGGAGCCGTTACTTTCTCCGAACGTCGTCTCTGAGCTGCTCGACACATACATGTCAACGCTCACT TCCAACATCATTGCCTGGCTGCGGAAAGCACTAGAAACAGACAGAAAAGACTGGAGCAAAGAGACAGAGCCTGAGGCTGACCAAGATGGGTACTACCAGACAACACttcctgccattgtcttccag ATGTTTGAACAGAATCTTCAAGTTGCTGCTCAGATAAGTGAAGATTTGAAAACAAAAGTATTAGTTTTGTGTCTTCAGCAAATGAATTCTTTCCTGAGTAG ATACAAGGATGAAGCCCAGCTGTACAAGGAGGAGCACCTGAAGAACCGGCAGCACCCACACTGCTATGTCCAGTACATGATCGCCATCATTAACAACTGCCAGACCTTCAA AGAGTCCATTGTCAGCCTGAAAAGGAAGTATTTAAAGGGTGAAGCGGAGGAGGGTGTGTGTCTGAGCCAGCCAAGCATGGATGGGATTCTAGACACCATTGCCAAGGAAGGCTGTGGCAGTCTGCTGGAAGAAGTCTTCCTGGACCTGGAG CAACATCTGAATGAACTGATGACAAAGAAGTGGCTGTTGGGGTCGAACGCTGTGGACATCATCTGTGTCACTGTGGAAGACTATTTTAACGATTTTGCCAAAATCAAAAAGCCTTACAAAAAG AGGATGACGGCCGAGGCGCATCGGCGTGTGGTAGTGGAGTACCTGCGGGCTGTCATGCAGAAGCGCATCTCATTCCGGAGTGCCGAGGAGCGCAAGGAGGGCGCTGAGAAGATGGTCAGGGAGGCCGAGCAGCTCCGCTTCCTGTTCCGGAAGCTGGCTTCA GGGTTTGGCGAAGACGTGGATGGTCACTGTGACACCATCGTTGCTGTGGCTGAGGTTATTAAGTTGACGGATCCTTCCCTGCTCTACCTGGAAGTCTCAACCCTGGTTAGCAAATATCCGGACATCAG AGACGACCACATTGGTGCACTGCTGGCCGTGCGAGGAGATGCCAGCCGGGACATGAAGCAGACCATAATTGAGACGCTGGAGCAGGGCCCTGCACAGGCAAACCCCAGCTACGTGCCCATCTTCAGGGAGATTACCGTGCCGAGTCTGAACGTGGCCAAGCTCCTCAAGTAG